Proteins found in one Hypericibacter terrae genomic segment:
- a CDS encoding EAL domain-containing response regulator, with the protein MLAGAAADSGYETAHATAFGEFLQYLQLWNPAFVLLDAGTPGDDGMAMLRPLWESRSPAVTLLMGPVADQSRLHLLQHLGTGRGLTMGGMIFKPLHRNEIVQTLTSLRDSRHWLTEAAVTRGLEQGEFFLEYQPLANIRSGHISSVESLIRWRHPHRGLIGPDAFIPFVEASNAVGPLTRWVAMTAIAQLGAWSREGVELDLAINLSARNLWDADLADAILAACEAADIATSRLTLELTESAAVERPQEAIAALSRLRLSGIKLAIDDFGTGYSSLAQLRHLPFSQIKIDRALVTNCQQSHSALQIISTVVDLARSLGLHCIAEGVETRSDFDAIGNLGCDTAQGYLISRPLPADRLRTWLADWPVVPGPRRSIELLRSIARSAHA; encoded by the coding sequence ATGCTCGCCGGCGCGGCGGCGGACTCGGGCTATGAGACCGCGCATGCGACCGCGTTCGGCGAGTTCCTGCAATATCTGCAGCTCTGGAATCCGGCTTTCGTCCTGCTCGATGCCGGCACCCCGGGCGACGACGGCATGGCCATGCTCCGGCCTCTCTGGGAATCGCGCAGCCCGGCGGTGACCCTGTTGATGGGCCCGGTCGCGGATCAGAGCAGGCTTCATCTTCTGCAGCATCTCGGGACCGGCCGCGGCCTGACGATGGGCGGCATGATCTTCAAGCCGCTGCATCGCAACGAAATCGTCCAGACCCTGACGAGCCTGCGCGACAGCCGGCATTGGCTGACGGAGGCCGCCGTGACGCGCGGTCTGGAACAGGGCGAGTTCTTCCTCGAATACCAGCCGCTGGCGAACATCCGCAGCGGCCATATCAGCAGCGTCGAATCCCTGATCCGCTGGCGCCATCCGCATCGGGGGCTGATCGGCCCCGATGCCTTCATTCCCTTCGTGGAAGCTTCGAACGCCGTCGGGCCCCTGACACGATGGGTCGCCATGACCGCCATCGCGCAGCTCGGGGCCTGGTCCCGGGAGGGGGTCGAGCTCGACCTCGCCATCAATTTGTCGGCACGCAATCTCTGGGATGCCGATCTTGCCGACGCGATCCTGGCAGCCTGCGAGGCGGCCGACATCGCCACCTCCCGCCTTACCCTGGAGCTCACCGAGTCGGCCGCGGTCGAACGGCCTCAGGAGGCCATCGCCGCCCTCTCGCGCCTGCGGCTCAGCGGCATCAAGCTGGCCATCGACGATTTCGGAACGGGCTACTCCTCGCTGGCTCAGCTTCGCCACCTGCCCTTCTCCCAGATCAAGATCGACCGGGCGCTGGTGACGAACTGCCAGCAATCGCACAGCGCGCTCCAGATCATCAGCACGGTCGTCGATCTGGCGCGGAGCCTCGGCCTCCACTGCATCGCCGAGGGCGTCGAGACCAGGTCGGATTTCGACGCGATCGGCAATCTCGGCTGCGACACGGCGCAAGGCTATCTGATCAGCCGTCCCCTGCCGGCGGACCGGCTGCGGACCTGGCTGGCGGACTGGCCGGTCGTGCC
- the fdhF gene encoding formate dehydrogenase subunit alpha codes for MSERITFTLDGQEVTAEPGESIWQVANRQGNEIPHLCWQPKPGYRADGNCRACMVEIKGERVLAASCIRKPTAGMVVTTDNERAKTARKMVIEMLVADQPAKEIAHDPQSEFWRWADAMDVEVSRFPKRQGHAPDRSHVAMAVNLDACIQCNLCVRACREVQVNDVIGMAYRGHEAKIVFDFDDPMGESTCVACGECVQACPTGALMPATVVDERNVRTGYADRKVESLCPYCGVGCQTTFNIKDDKLLWVDGRNGPANQERLCVKGRFGFDYISHPHRLTQPLVRKEGVAKDADSYVDPGNPWTHFREATWEEALDRAAAGLKTVRDRDGSLALAGFGSAKGSNEEAYLFQKLVRTGFGSNNVDHCTRLCHASSVAALMECLNSGAVSAPFMAAKDAEVVIVIGANPTVNHPVAATFIKNAVKRGVKLITIDPRGSALSRHASHNLRFKPGQDVPLLNAMIHTIVAEKLYDQQYIEGYVEGFDKIKANVIDFPPEKMAPLCGVEAETIKTVARLYAKSRASIIFWGMGISQHIHGTDNARCLITLALITGQIGRPGTGLHPLRGQNNVQGASDAGLIPMVYPDYQSVENPKIQDLFQEFWGQPLDPKRGLTVVEIINAIHAGQIRGMYIEGENPAMSDPDAHHARQALAMLDHLVVQDIFLTETAFHADVVLPASAFPEKDGTFTNTNRQVQMGRAALPLPGNTRQDWWIIQEIANRLGCGWSYSHPSEIFTEMAQVMPSLKNISWDRVAREDSVTYPADSPDRPGNEIIFATGFPTASGRGKVVPARIVPPAELPDAQFPMVLSTGRVLEHWHTGAMTRRASALDEIEPEATAMMSPMDIEARGFRPGQMIRVATRRGAIDIKLRSDRDVPTGMIFIPFCYAEAAANILTNPALDPFGKIPEFKFCAAKVDASPLAAVAAE; via the coding sequence ATGAGCGAGCGCATCACCTTCACGCTCGATGGCCAGGAAGTAACGGCCGAGCCCGGCGAGAGCATCTGGCAGGTCGCGAACCGCCAGGGCAACGAGATCCCGCATCTCTGCTGGCAGCCCAAGCCCGGTTATCGCGCCGACGGCAATTGCCGCGCCTGCATGGTCGAGATCAAGGGCGAGCGCGTGCTGGCCGCCTCCTGCATCCGCAAGCCGACGGCCGGCATGGTCGTCACCACCGACAATGAGCGCGCCAAGACCGCGCGGAAGATGGTGATCGAAATGCTGGTCGCCGACCAGCCGGCGAAGGAGATCGCGCACGATCCCCAGTCGGAGTTCTGGCGCTGGGCCGACGCCATGGATGTCGAGGTGAGCCGCTTTCCCAAGCGCCAGGGTCACGCACCCGACCGCAGCCATGTGGCGATGGCGGTCAATCTCGACGCCTGCATCCAATGCAATCTCTGCGTCCGCGCCTGTCGCGAGGTGCAGGTCAACGACGTGATCGGCATGGCCTATCGCGGGCACGAGGCCAAGATCGTGTTCGACTTCGACGATCCCATGGGCGAGAGCACCTGCGTGGCCTGCGGCGAATGCGTCCAGGCCTGCCCCACCGGCGCGCTCATGCCGGCGACCGTGGTCGACGAGCGGAATGTCCGCACCGGCTATGCCGACCGGAAAGTCGAATCGCTCTGCCCCTATTGCGGCGTCGGCTGCCAGACGACCTTCAATATCAAGGACGACAAGCTGCTCTGGGTCGATGGCCGCAATGGCCCCGCCAATCAGGAGCGGCTCTGCGTGAAGGGCCGCTTCGGCTTCGACTATATCAGCCATCCGCACCGTTTGACCCAGCCGCTGGTCCGCAAGGAGGGCGTGGCCAAGGACGCGGATAGTTATGTCGACCCCGGCAATCCCTGGACCCATTTCCGCGAAGCGACCTGGGAGGAAGCTCTGGACCGGGCGGCCGCCGGCCTCAAGACCGTGCGCGACCGCGACGGATCGCTGGCGCTGGCCGGCTTCGGCTCGGCCAAGGGCTCGAACGAGGAAGCCTATCTGTTCCAGAAGCTGGTGCGCACCGGCTTCGGCTCGAACAATGTCGATCACTGCACCCGCCTCTGCCACGCCTCGTCGGTGGCGGCGCTGATGGAGTGCCTCAATTCGGGCGCGGTCTCGGCGCCCTTCATGGCCGCCAAGGATGCCGAGGTCGTGATCGTCATCGGGGCCAATCCGACCGTGAATCACCCCGTGGCCGCGACCTTCATCAAGAACGCGGTCAAGCGCGGCGTGAAGCTGATCACGATCGATCCGCGCGGCTCGGCTCTGAGCCGGCACGCCTCTCACAATCTGCGCTTCAAGCCGGGGCAGGACGTGCCGCTCTTGAACGCGATGATCCATACCATCGTCGCCGAGAAGCTCTACGACCAGCAATATATCGAGGGCTATGTCGAGGGCTTCGACAAGATCAAGGCCAATGTCATCGATTTCCCGCCGGAAAAGATGGCGCCGCTCTGCGGCGTCGAGGCCGAAACGATCAAGACGGTGGCGCGACTCTACGCCAAGTCGCGCGCCTCGATCATCTTCTGGGGCATGGGCATCTCGCAGCATATCCACGGCACCGACAATGCCCGCTGCCTGATCACGCTGGCGCTCATCACCGGGCAGATCGGGCGCCCGGGCACCGGCCTTCATCCCTTGCGCGGCCAGAACAACGTGCAGGGCGCGTCCGACGCCGGCCTGATCCCGATGGTCTATCCCGACTATCAGAGCGTCGAAAACCCCAAGATCCAAGATTTGTTCCAGGAGTTCTGGGGCCAGCCGCTCGATCCCAAGCGCGGCCTGACCGTGGTCGAGATCATCAATGCGATCCATGCCGGCCAGATCAGGGGCATGTATATCGAGGGCGAGAATCCCGCCATGTCGGACCCGGACGCGCATCACGCGCGCCAGGCCCTGGCCATGCTGGACCATCTCGTGGTGCAGGACATCTTCCTGACCGAGACCGCGTTCCATGCCGACGTGGTGCTGCCTGCCTCGGCCTTCCCCGAGAAGGACGGAACCTTCACCAACACCAACCGCCAGGTGCAGATGGGCCGCGCCGCCCTGCCGCTCCCCGGCAACACCCGCCAGGATTGGTGGATCATCCAGGAGATCGCCAACCGTCTCGGCTGCGGCTGGAGCTACAGCCACCCGAGCGAGATCTTCACCGAGATGGCGCAGGTGATGCCGTCGCTGAAGAACATCAGCTGGGATCGCGTCGCGCGCGAGGATTCGGTGACCTATCCCGCCGACAGCCCCGACCGGCCCGGCAACGAGATCATCTTCGCGACCGGATTCCCGACCGCCAGCGGTCGCGGCAAGGTCGTGCCCGCGCGGATCGTGCCGCCGGCCGAGCTGCCGGATGCGCAGTTCCCGATGGTGCTGTCGACGGGCCGGGTGCTCGAGCATTGGCATACCGGCGCCATGACGCGCCGGGCCTCGGCCCTCGACGAGATCGAGCCCGAAGCGACGGCCATGATGTCGCCGATGGATATCGAGGCGAGGGGCTTCCGGCCCGGCCAGATGATCCGGGTCGCCACCCGCCGCGGGGCCATCGACATCAAGCTGCGCTCAGACCGCGACGTGCCGACGGGCATGATCTTCATCCCGTTCTGCTATGCGGAAGCCGCCGCCAACATCCTGACCAACCCGGCGCTCGATCCGTTCGGGAAGATTCCCGAATTCAAGTTCTGTGCCGCCAAGGTCGACGCCTCGCCGCTGGCCGCGGTCGCGGCGGAGTAG